The Anabaena sp. WA102 genome contains a region encoding:
- a CDS encoding Alw26I/Eco31I/Esp3I family type II restriction adenine-specific DNA-methyltransferase translates to MNHLEILQSTPAAQVGLGRDNLLIKTTGKFYTPKFIGERLVDSVLTVASRTENTGELSVIDPFCGDGRLIVWLLERVLIFPSLTNRSWRIEIWDCDEQAVIQAKQAIEKMANYIGINFTLSAFSHDSFAYFISQFRGRQTDNKPQFDITITNPPWEVIKPDRRDLERLDEQTESMYIESLRALSQKLKNNFPLSMPRKMFAGWGINLARIGLEVATHLTTNHGVTGIVSPISFLSDQNSEPLRKWLLTNHAIKYIDYFPSESRLFEGVDQTCVNITIQANNPGQKTFTYKFDKDLSCIEYHQELNLSESFLKSNSYVIPVYSNKSQLNHLLSFSELKTLGDLQGDCEGQLWTGRELDETGHTSYLTLKGYYPFLKGKMINRLTLVNQPSMFIDPDKKLSIPSSVKYPRIVWRDVSRTTQKRRVQATIIPKNWVTGNSLGVAHFRTDNFSKLYTLLGIMSSLPFEFQVRSMLSTSHVSVGVLRKTRIPPITSELTTKLVPMIERKLAGDVTAEVEIEIVVAKAYGLDSQGLAEIMQSFPKLTPEECQNLLDHPMWRTS, encoded by the coding sequence GTGAATCACCTAGAAATACTTCAGTCTACACCTGCTGCTCAAGTAGGACTTGGGAGAGATAACCTTCTAATCAAGACAACTGGTAAGTTTTACACTCCAAAATTCATTGGTGAACGGCTGGTTGATAGTGTTCTGACTGTTGCATCTCGTACAGAAAATACTGGAGAGCTATCTGTTATTGATCCATTTTGCGGTGACGGGCGATTAATTGTTTGGCTTTTGGAGCGTGTTTTAATTTTTCCTAGTCTGACAAATCGATCATGGCGAATTGAAATATGGGACTGTGATGAGCAAGCAGTCATTCAAGCAAAGCAGGCTATTGAGAAAATGGCCAATTATATCGGCATTAATTTTACTCTGAGCGCATTTTCTCACGATAGCTTTGCTTATTTTATATCCCAATTTAGAGGAAGACAAACAGATAATAAACCACAATTCGACATTACAATTACCAATCCTCCCTGGGAAGTTATTAAGCCAGATCGCCGTGACCTTGAAAGATTGGATGAGCAAACAGAGTCAATGTATATTGAATCGTTGCGAGCGTTATCACAAAAACTAAAAAATAATTTTCCACTGTCAATGCCGAGAAAAATGTTCGCGGGTTGGGGTATCAATCTTGCTCGTATTGGCTTGGAAGTTGCCACCCATTTGACAACAAATCATGGAGTTACAGGAATTGTTTCACCGATATCTTTCCTTAGCGATCAAAATTCTGAACCTTTACGAAAGTGGTTACTGACAAATCATGCAATTAAATATATAGATTACTTTCCCTCTGAATCCAGACTTTTTGAAGGTGTTGATCAAACTTGTGTTAATATCACAATTCAAGCAAATAATCCAGGACAAAAAACTTTTACTTACAAATTTGACAAAGATTTAAGTTGCATAGAATATCATCAAGAACTTAATTTATCTGAAAGCTTTTTAAAATCAAATTCTTATGTTATTCCTGTTTATTCTAATAAATCACAACTCAATCATCTACTTAGTTTTTCAGAACTAAAAACCCTTGGAGATTTACAAGGCGATTGTGAAGGGCAACTATGGACAGGTCGAGAATTAGATGAAACAGGGCATACAAGCTATTTAACATTAAAAGGTTATTATCCATTTCTTAAAGGAAAAATGATCAACAGGTTAACTTTAGTTAACCAACCTTCTATGTTTATTGATCCAGACAAAAAACTAAGTATTCCTTCGTCAGTCAAATATCCACGAATTGTATGGAGAGATGTGAGCCGAACTACTCAAAAGCGAAGGGTTCAGGCAACAATTATTCCTAAAAACTGGGTTACAGGTAATTCTCTTGGTGTAGCGCATTTCCGAACAGATAATTTTTCAAAGCTTTACACTCTTCTCGGTATTATGTCCTCACTACCTTTTGAGTTTCAAGTTCGCTCGATGCTATCAACTTCTCATGTTTCTGTAGGGGTGTTACGCAAGACTCGCATACCACCAATTACCTCTGAATTGACTACAAAATTAGTTCCAATGATTGAGCGAAAACTAGCCGGGGATGTTACAGCAGAAGTAGAAATTGAGATTGTTGTTGCTAAAGCTTATGGTTTAGATAGTCAAGGGTTAGCTGAAATTATGCAATCTTTCCCTAAACTTACTCCAGAGGAGTGCCAAAACTTGCTTGATCATCCAATGTGGAGAACCTCATGA
- the dcm gene encoding DNA (cytosine-5-)-methyltransferase, with the protein MIPNHYSAKLSDLDLAMVVHIPPGGNWKNIPTSIPSQRLVQIRESYAQGKGSRSTYYGRLHPDAPAYTINTYFNRPGNGCHLHYDYAGGQHRVISQREAARLQSFPDNFCFLGSRTAINTQIGNAVPPLLAYQIALHLGSPGMFVDIFSGAGGLALGFKWAGWQPIVANDIERIALETYAKNIDSSVIVGDIRDDQVFSKIVSLAVAARQSKPDSKLFVLGGPPCQGFSTAGNARSMQDERNSLFKNYQRIIEAINPDGFVFENVMGLLSMENGLVFQQIKTALESVTDNLSTWKVDTANYGIPQRRKRVILIGLQQEKQPIPPPTPVCDSDGSGLLGLSPVVRVDEAISDLPPLEAGQDGEHLDYIMPALTKYQSLMRNIITPAQYLKKLHDKEIYTSVSIQGLN; encoded by the coding sequence ATGATTCCAAATCATTACTCAGCAAAACTCAGTGACCTTGACTTGGCAATGGTGGTACACATTCCACCTGGAGGTAATTGGAAAAATATTCCAACTTCCATACCATCTCAACGTTTAGTTCAAATTCGAGAAAGTTATGCTCAGGGTAAGGGAAGCCGCTCTACTTACTATGGGCGATTACACCCAGATGCACCAGCTTACACAATCAACACTTACTTTAATCGTCCTGGTAATGGCTGTCATCTCCATTATGACTATGCAGGTGGTCAGCATCGGGTCATTAGCCAACGTGAAGCAGCAAGGCTTCAAAGCTTCCCAGATAATTTTTGTTTCCTGGGATCTCGTACTGCGATTAATACACAAATAGGTAATGCTGTTCCACCACTTCTGGCATATCAAATCGCCTTGCATTTAGGATCACCGGGAATGTTTGTAGATATCTTCTCAGGAGCAGGGGGGTTAGCACTAGGATTCAAATGGGCTGGTTGGCAACCTATAGTCGCTAACGATATTGAGCGCATAGCTCTGGAAACTTATGCTAAAAATATTGATTCTTCTGTAATTGTTGGAGATATTAGGGATGATCAAGTTTTTTCAAAAATTGTTTCATTAGCTGTTGCTGCAAGACAAAGTAAACCTGATTCTAAATTGTTTGTTTTGGGAGGTCCACCATGTCAAGGATTTTCTACTGCTGGTAATGCTAGGTCAATGCAGGATGAGCGTAATTCACTATTTAAAAATTATCAACGAATTATTGAAGCAATAAATCCAGATGGTTTTGTTTTTGAGAACGTTATGGGTTTATTAAGTATGGAAAATGGTTTAGTTTTTCAGCAAATAAAAACTGCTCTTGAATCAGTAACAGATAATCTTTCAACTTGGAAAGTAGATACAGCAAATTATGGAATTCCACAAAGGCGCAAGCGTGTAATTTTGATCGGTTTGCAGCAAGAAAAACAGCCTATTCCACCTCCCACACCTGTATGTGATTCAGATGGAAGCGGTTTACTAGGTCTTTCACCAGTAGTCAGAGTTGATGAAGCCATCAGTGATCTACCACCTTTAGAAGCTGGACAGGATGGAGAACATCTTGATTACATAATGCCAGCACTAACTAAATACCAATCCTTAATGCGTAATATAATCACACCTGCACAGTATTTAAAAAAATTGCACGATAAAGAAATTTACACTTCTGTCTCTATTCAAGGTTTAAATTAA
- a CDS encoding DUF3883 domain-containing protein: MIDITNKDLYEASLKELQKYGNSVGRNFKGRLTQVFLALKFWRSEIPSIFSDQSVSALIIQKNIDDLYSKESRPSNNCVLRLFDNNYLAKTGVVGLGNTSPQNTWRNNFRLQKGIVCYASSKDLADHDFLNQNRLNCRYLQPVQQGSLKNATCILCQSEAKYRGEEQPKWLRAETTVRGESYSLVDMANIQNFLPHIAPNGQRIPILPLIVALYHDPLPGIYVSRKEVDINDFASDYGFSQEELIVYFEDKKQNQYNLQLLENFPSVDYTPISQSLLKAVVSVPAISKLSSDRQIKEIPNPILSEVEIPEPGSNSGWGAQQYVMEVLRNNDWIVYDVSQQRCGYDLLAEKGNKRKYIEVKSSLGSCSPTLTEREWQKAKEYGSDYWLAIIENFRVESQNPIYWIHNPTENCNAREITVIQYSINRSSWLVAVNDDLDIEKL; the protein is encoded by the coding sequence GTGATTGACATAACGAATAAAGACTTATACGAGGCATCGTTAAAAGAACTCCAAAAGTATGGAAACAGTGTAGGGCGAAATTTCAAAGGTCGCTTAACTCAGGTTTTTCTGGCATTGAAATTTTGGCGAAGTGAAATCCCAAGTATTTTCTCCGATCAATCTGTCTCAGCCTTAATTATTCAGAAAAATATAGATGACTTATACAGTAAAGAATCTAGACCATCAAATAACTGCGTACTCAGGTTATTTGATAACAACTATCTGGCTAAAACTGGTGTTGTTGGTCTTGGGAATACTTCTCCTCAAAATACTTGGAGAAACAACTTCCGCCTTCAGAAAGGAATAGTTTGTTATGCCTCTTCAAAAGATTTAGCTGACCATGATTTTTTGAATCAAAATCGTTTGAATTGCCGATATCTTCAACCTGTACAACAAGGTAGCTTAAAAAATGCCACTTGTATATTATGTCAAAGTGAGGCTAAATACCGAGGCGAAGAACAACCAAAATGGCTTCGCGCCGAAACAACTGTGCGGGGAGAAAGCTATTCTCTTGTAGATATGGCAAACATACAAAATTTTCTACCACATATAGCCCCAAATGGGCAACGTATACCTATATTACCTTTGATAGTTGCCTTGTATCATGACCCATTACCTGGTATTTATGTTAGTCGCAAGGAAGTTGATATTAATGATTTTGCAAGTGACTATGGCTTCTCTCAAGAAGAATTAATCGTATACTTTGAGGATAAGAAACAGAATCAGTATAATCTACAACTATTGGAAAATTTTCCGTCAGTAGATTACACCCCTATTTCACAAAGCTTATTAAAGGCAGTTGTTTCAGTTCCAGCAATTTCAAAACTTTCATCTGATAGACAGATTAAAGAGATTCCAAATCCAATACTTTCAGAAGTAGAAATACCTGAACCAGGATCAAATAGTGGTTGGGGCGCTCAACAATATGTAATGGAGGTTTTACGAAATAATGATTGGATTGTATACGATGTATCTCAGCAAAGATGTGGATATGACCTTTTGGCTGAAAAGGGTAACAAACGAAAATATATTGAAGTTAAAAGTTCATTAGGTTCTTGTTCTCCAACTTTAACTGAAAGAGAGTGGCAAAAAGCAAAAGAATATGGTTCAGATTACTGGTTGGCTATCATTGAGAACTTTAGAGTGGAGTCACAAAACCCGATATACTGGATTCATAACCCTACTGAAAACTGTAACGCCAGAGAAATAACCGTCATACAATACTCCATTAATCGTAGTTCGTGGTTAGTAGCAGTTAATGATGATTTAGACATTGAAAAATTATGA
- the xisF gene encoding fdxN element excision recombinase XisF — protein MMMKAGYVRVSTREQDEGNALEQQTARVERAGAIVIFSDVESGRSDKRKEFNKMIAQCKQGKITEVICTRIDRLGRSVVGIHKAIAIFEEYKVKLTVLDAPVDPSSPFGWFSVNQMAGLAEFESRLLANRIKNGMNFFREQKKASPRPPFGYCRVDEKYAPDLSEMNGISKWAIAHKMIEYFLGDGATLRSTGQYLLQTYHLKWTAAGLRYWLLNPVLRGCTAYNIKDNLNKPENWDIHEDTHQPLITEDIFKRIVRKLDENKSKYSYGREKKETEIFPLAGQIICADCGYKCFCKKRNSTYRVRCKKHENMGNDFCSNKISTYLPDIILTVDQTLVERHREIKEYAITNSNVETQDSPELIARQEQLKSLRLLPKNPIIQDAIDQTILEINKIKQKETVVNKINSELFDILAFCCSNINFWDETPWADKSLIYKELIDYVKVANGEIKEVKLRV, from the coding sequence ATGATGATGAAAGCAGGTTATGTGAGGGTTTCCACCCGTGAACAGGATGAAGGTAATGCTTTGGAACAACAAACAGCACGAGTAGAAAGGGCGGGCGCTATTGTCATCTTCTCAGATGTTGAGTCCGGGCGCAGCGACAAGAGGAAAGAATTTAATAAAATGATTGCTCAGTGCAAACAAGGCAAGATTACCGAAGTCATCTGTACTAGAATTGACCGACTAGGACGCAGCGTGGTGGGGATTCACAAAGCGATCGCCATCTTTGAGGAATACAAGGTCAAACTCACGGTTTTGGATGCCCCCGTTGACCCATCTTCCCCCTTTGGGTGGTTTTCTGTGAACCAGATGGCTGGATTGGCTGAATTTGAATCTAGGCTACTTGCTAATCGGATCAAAAATGGTATGAACTTTTTTAGAGAGCAGAAAAAGGCTTCTCCCCGGCCACCTTTTGGGTATTGTCGCGTGGATGAAAAGTATGCTCCTGATTTATCTGAGATGAATGGAATTAGTAAATGGGCGATCGCTCACAAGATGATTGAATATTTCCTCGGTGATGGGGCTACATTGAGGAGTACGGGTCAATATTTACTGCAAACTTATCATCTCAAGTGGACTGCTGCCGGACTGCGTTACTGGCTTTTAAACCCTGTACTCAGAGGATGTACCGCCTACAATATCAAGGACAATTTAAATAAACCTGAGAACTGGGATATTCATGAAGATACTCACCAACCTTTGATTACTGAGGATATATTCAAACGCATAGTTAGAAAACTTGACGAAAATAAATCTAAATACAGCTACGGTAGAGAAAAAAAGGAAACAGAGATTTTCCCCCTAGCTGGGCAGATTATTTGTGCTGACTGCGGCTATAAATGTTTTTGTAAGAAACGAAATTCGACATATAGAGTCCGTTGCAAAAAACATGAAAACATGGGAAATGATTTTTGTAGCAACAAAATTAGTACCTATCTACCAGATATTATTTTAACGGTAGATCAAACCTTAGTAGAACGGCACAGGGAAATTAAGGAATATGCAATTACAAATTCAAATGTGGAAACACAGGATAGCCCGGAATTGATTGCTAGACAAGAACAACTAAAATCACTGAGACTTTTACCTAAAAACCCAATAATTCAAGATGCTATTGACCAAACAATTTTAGAGATAAATAAAATCAAACAAAAAGAAACCGTAGTTAATAAAATCAACAGCGAACTATTTGATATTCTTGCGTTTTGTTGTAGCAATATTAATTTTTGGGATGAAACACCCTGGGCGGATAAATCCTTAATATATAAAGAATTAATTGATTACGTAAAAGTTGCCAATGGTGAAATCAAAGAAGTCAAGCTGCGGGTTTAA
- a CDS encoding DNA primase family protein, with protein MWDVEEEQWYRYSANIDGIWGLETSNAVSLICETEIKPYKYYFCDKYGRPHPISHGFTSGVERKLRAKLAVKEWDEITGFIPMINGLLNPTTLELTPHCPAHRLTWCLPYQYSAIPTERFAIATCPPIEAWFNSQVQDQGTIDVLRAYLYAVASGKSEWQQYLEIIGKGGTGKGTYTRLAQALVGLRNTHSTKLQKLEKSNFESASLKGKRLCVITDSERFAGEVSILKAMTGSDLIPYEVKGKQSTSGFIYPGMIIIAGNEAICLQQRFAIASSDYTSGTERRRIGVRFDQQVERKDQQILLDFRTNGEMFGEFAGYIPGLLNWVLSMGEVRAKELLKNHCEASQLLCQQKATMLTETNPLAAWADEELVQETGYRNYVGIAQQIRFTTGDIGQSESWTAYRNANTWLYPNYCQYAQNTGTNPLSQKRFTSLLLDLLQAQLKLPISKGTDRKGSYFEGIKIRTGSDDDISTLITKLSELEPNNSNFNTESEKCDRSCDGLMMGDVMVETLIEQACDGCDGKIDNYSIENENIKNTLSMNTGTALQGNLAFDPSQPITQVVIEIPKTTAVIEVEATVMGESVPSQLQELQRSGEVANTETEKAEEFLVLSELVLTCAERSRGSEVEVVEVINVEAVIAERNNKFPIGSYVYYKDSRFKGFGELGSKRLCQVIAHLDWCPEHIQVKGKGVEGIVACADCQSLTRHEELKLGLSRKIR; from the coding sequence ATGTGGGATGTAGAGGAAGAACAATGGTACAGATATTCTGCAAACATTGATGGTATTTGGGGATTAGAAACCTCGAATGCTGTCTCATTGATTTGTGAAACAGAAATTAAACCTTACAAGTATTATTTCTGTGACAAATATGGTAGACCTCACCCTATCTCACACGGGTTCACTTCGGGAGTCGAGCGCAAATTAAGAGCAAAATTAGCCGTCAAAGAATGGGATGAAATTACGGGTTTCATTCCTATGATTAACGGGCTGTTAAATCCTACAACTCTTGAACTTACCCCCCACTGTCCCGCCCATAGACTGACTTGGTGTTTACCTTATCAATATTCTGCGATTCCTACGGAGCGCTTCGCTATCGCAACTTGTCCACCTATCGAAGCATGGTTTAATTCTCAAGTTCAAGACCAGGGAACTATAGATGTTTTACGGGCTTATCTTTATGCTGTCGCCAGTGGTAAATCAGAGTGGCAACAATATTTAGAAATCATCGGCAAGGGTGGGACTGGTAAGGGGACTTATACCCGATTAGCACAAGCACTTGTAGGACTTAGAAACACCCACTCTACAAAACTGCAAAAACTAGAAAAATCTAACTTTGAATCTGCTTCACTCAAAGGTAAACGCCTATGTGTGATCACAGACTCAGAAAGATTTGCAGGTGAGGTTTCAATACTTAAAGCCATGACTGGTTCTGATTTAATTCCCTACGAAGTCAAGGGTAAACAATCTACATCAGGTTTTATATATCCTGGGATGATAATTATTGCTGGTAATGAGGCGATCTGCTTGCAGCAGCGCTTCGCTATCGCATCATCAGATTATACATCTGGTACAGAACGTCGTCGAATTGGTGTCCGGTTTGATCAACAGGTTGAGCGTAAAGACCAGCAGATTCTACTAGATTTTCGGACTAACGGCGAAATGTTTGGGGAGTTTGCCGGATATATCCCAGGGCTTCTTAACTGGGTTTTGAGTATGGGTGAAGTTCGTGCTAAGGAACTTCTGAAAAATCACTGTGAAGCTTCCCAATTACTCTGTCAGCAAAAAGCAACCATGCTAACAGAAACTAATCCTTTAGCAGCTTGGGCAGATGAAGAACTTGTACAAGAAACTGGATATAGAAATTATGTAGGTATTGCCCAACAAATCAGATTTACAACAGGTGATATAGGTCAATCTGAATCCTGGACTGCATATCGCAACGCTAATACTTGGCTTTATCCTAACTATTGTCAATACGCGCAAAACACAGGCACAAATCCGTTATCTCAGAAACGTTTCACCAGTTTGTTACTTGATTTGTTACAGGCACAGTTAAAGTTGCCAATTTCCAAAGGAACAGATAGAAAAGGGTCTTATTTTGAAGGCATCAAAATAAGAACAGGTAGCGATGATGACATTTCTACATTAATCACAAAGTTGTCTGAATTAGAACCAAATAATAGCAATTTTAATACTGAATCAGAAAAATGTGATCGGTCGTGTGATGGGTTGATGATGGGTGATGTGATGGTTGAAACTCTTATAGAACAAGCCTGTGATGGGTGTGATGGCAAAATTGACAATTATTCAATCGAGAATGAGAACATCAAAAATACTCTAAGTATGAATACTGGTACAGCCTTACAAGGAAATTTGGCTTTTGACCCATCACAACCCATCACACAGGTAGTTATAGAAATACCTAAAACTACTGCTGTAATTGAGGTTGAAGCTACTGTGATGGGTGAATCTGTACCATCACAATTACAAGAGTTGCAACGATCAGGAGAAGTTGCCAATACTGAGACAGAAAAAGCAGAAGAATTTCTTGTACTGAGCGAACTTGTACTGACTTGTGCCGAGCGAAGTCGAGGTAGCGAAGTCGAAGTAGTCGAAGTAATCAATGTAGAGGCTGTAATTGCTGAAAGAAACAACAAATTCCCCATCGGTTCTTATGTTTACTACAAGGATTCAAGGTTTAAAGGATTTGGGGAATTAGGAAGCAAAAGACTATGCCAAGTAATTGCACATTTAGATTGGTGTCCAGAACATATTCAAGTTAAAGGTAAAGGCGTTGAAGGAATTGTAGCCTGTGCTGATTGTCAATCTTTAACCCGACACGAAGAATTAAAACTAGGCTTGTCCAGAAAAATACGTTAA
- a CDS encoding IS1634 family transposase, with product MFSTKDLELKKIDHLGIVAGIVDSIGIVEIINNLVGSEPGEKVSAGQVVKAMILNGLSMMSQPLYMFPKFFELIACEHLIGVGVKAEYLNDDKLGRVLDKLFIKGLDTVFLAVSLNAVEIYQISLSSSHLDSTSFHVHGEYENSLPSVIFEDSKESGSLEKENEESQSPQAIKLTYGYSRDHRPDLKQFITQLVCSGDGDIPIYIKAVSGNEVDSKKFGEIAVEYQKRIQVDSLIVADSALYTESNIKLMSSLKWLTRVPLTIKSAKNLVMSLAESEFVKSEKAGYSYAEKKITYGDIEQRWLIVQSQDRKKSDLKKLSKRIEKALTNTQSKLKNLSQEKFACAADARKELTKISKEFKYHQVENIEVIEKSPKIKEENQSKYYQILATVVENKDTIEQEMSSAGRFIIATNVLSEKELSKDKMLSEYKAQQSCERGFSFLKNPLFLADSIFLKSPERIEALAMIMGLCLLVYTLAQREIRAALKSLNYTVKNQLGKAINNPTMRWIFQCFQSVHLVTFQGKREFYNLTSEMKYILLFLPEACRNYYRYIS from the coding sequence ATGTTTAGTACAAAAGACCTGGAATTGAAGAAGATAGACCATTTAGGGATAGTAGCAGGAATAGTAGATTCAATAGGGATTGTAGAAATAATTAATAATTTAGTAGGTTCAGAGCCAGGAGAAAAAGTCAGTGCAGGTCAGGTGGTAAAGGCGATGATTTTGAACGGCTTAAGTATGATGTCACAGCCGTTATATATGTTTCCAAAATTCTTTGAATTAATTGCTTGTGAACATTTAATTGGTGTAGGAGTAAAAGCAGAATATCTCAATGATGACAAGCTGGGGAGAGTATTAGATAAATTATTTATAAAAGGACTAGATACAGTATTTTTAGCCGTCAGTTTAAATGCAGTAGAAATATATCAGATATCACTCTCATCATCACACTTGGATTCAACATCATTTCATGTACATGGAGAATATGAAAATAGTTTACCATCAGTAATATTTGAAGATTCAAAAGAATCAGGTTCATTAGAAAAAGAAAATGAAGAGAGTCAATCACCTCAAGCGATAAAGCTGACTTACGGTTATTCTAGAGATCATCGTCCAGATTTAAAACAATTTATTACACAATTAGTATGTTCAGGAGATGGAGATATACCAATATATATAAAAGCAGTATCAGGGAATGAAGTTGATTCTAAAAAATTTGGAGAAATCGCAGTTGAATATCAGAAAAGAATACAAGTTGATAGTTTGATAGTAGCAGATAGCGCATTATATACAGAATCAAATATCAAGTTAATGTCGAGTCTCAAATGGTTAACCAGAGTACCCTTAACGATAAAATCAGCAAAAAACTTAGTGATGAGTTTAGCAGAATCGGAATTTGTTAAAAGTGAAAAAGCAGGATATTCTTATGCCGAGAAGAAAATAACTTATGGAGATATAGAGCAAAGATGGTTAATCGTACAAAGTCAAGATAGAAAAAAATCTGACTTAAAGAAATTATCAAAGAGAATAGAAAAAGCTTTGACTAATACTCAAAGTAAGTTAAAAAACCTATCGCAAGAAAAATTTGCTTGTGCGGCTGATGCTAGAAAGGAATTAACAAAAATAAGTAAAGAATTTAAATATCATCAAGTAGAAAATATTGAAGTTATCGAAAAAAGTCCTAAAATCAAAGAAGAAAATCAATCAAAATACTATCAAATCTTAGCAACAGTTGTTGAAAATAAAGATACTATTGAGCAAGAAATGTCAAGTGCAGGAAGGTTTATAATTGCCACCAATGTTTTATCAGAAAAGGAACTGAGTAAAGATAAAATGCTGTCTGAATATAAAGCGCAGCAATCCTGTGAAAGGGGATTTAGTTTTCTCAAAAATCCTTTATTTTTAGCAGATAGTATTTTTCTAAAAAGCCCAGAAAGAATAGAAGCATTGGCAATGATAATGGGGTTATGTTTGCTAGTTTATACTCTAGCACAAAGAGAAATTAGAGCAGCTTTAAAATCTTTAAACTATACTGTAAAAAATCAATTAGGAAAGGCCATAAACAATCCAACTATGCGGTGGATATTTCAATGTTTTCAATCAGTTCATCTTGTGACTTTTCAAGGAAAAAGAGAATTTTATAATTTGACATCAGAAATGAAGTACATTCTCCTATTCCTCCCAGAAGCTTGCCGTAATTACTACAGATATATAAGTTGA
- a CDS encoding transcriptional regulator, with translation MDLEAKKRFAEIIVNLRAGRDLRSFARELGVQHSTIIDWESCNTIPKRPNLEKIARLRGETVNELMDYLEGRQALSHYERLSAMISGASKEQLVSLLRQIATRLENI, from the coding sequence GTGGATTTAGAGGCTAAAAAAAGATTTGCTGAAATAATTGTAAATCTAAGGGCTGGCAGGGATCTCAGGAGTTTTGCCAGAGAACTCGGTGTACAGCACAGTACAATTATTGACTGGGAATCGTGTAACACGATCCCAAAACGTCCTAATTTAGAAAAAATCGCTAGATTAAGGGGTGAAACAGTAAATGAACTTATGGATTATCTGGAGGGAAGACAAGCCTTATCTCATTATGAACGTTTATCAGCAATGATTTCAGGGGCTTCTAAAGAACAACTAGTATCTCTTTTGAGGCAAATTGCAACTCGGTTAGAAAATATTTAG